Below is a window of Paramisgurnus dabryanus chromosome 20, PD_genome_1.1, whole genome shotgun sequence DNA.
CCCCTTTTCTAAAATATTtatccatattttttttataaagaaacaCAATTTTGAtttatgaacacaaaagaagatattttgagaaatgtggtaatagcagatagtgaccattgacttccatagtaggaaaaaaatattatggaagtattgtgataaatgatgaagaaaatattttgataaatgctggtaacggtacccattaaattccatcatattttttattgctactatggaagtctatggtcactatctgctgtgtgtttaccatcatttctcaaaatatcttcttttgtgttcatctgaaaaaagaaattcatacaggtttagaacaacatgaagatgagtaaatgatgacagaatattcattttaaagtgaactatccctttaaacaaccatggaggagaagaaattgttgaataaaataatttgttttgttaaatataatgaataatgtattattttaaagcaTCATTTCATCACATGCATGTTTTAGATCCTCAACACAGATGAGGAGAATGTAAATGAAGATGAGCTCGAGTTGGAAGATCTGAGGAAACACGGAATTGCCCCACTACCTAAACCACCTCCAGGAGTAGGACTTTTACCCACTCCTGGACCTGGAAGTCCCCAAGATGGAGGCAAGAAGATCCCCTCTCTGTTTGAGATCAAAGTTCAACCTACTGTGGACCTGGCACAGAAGATTGCTCTAAGGTACTATTGGTGATTTAGGAATAATTCACCCAAACATAAAACTGACTCACCCTAATTGGATAGTAAAGTGTCTATTGAATGCAAAATTAAATTTCTATTaagaagtagtaggtcatctggGTACTTTCACCTACTGTTTTTTCAATACTTTAAATTTAGACATCCTACTTtttatgggatttttttaaagcagtatattttttttcatttcaggCCTAATTTTTACAACAGTACATCACCCCCTCCTGGGCAGTTTCAGGGAAGCGGTGGTCCTGTGCCATTCACTGGTGTACCTGAGGATATGCAGTCTTGCAATATGATGTCATCTCCCCCAAATCCTTCTCTACCACCTCCTCCAGGATCCATAGGAAGTCCTCCCCTAATGTTCACAGGCCCAAGTATGCCACTGAGTCCCAGCGGCCAACCACCACCTCATGGCTTTTGTCAGAGCCCACCTATGCCAGGACACCAAGGGCAGCCCCCTTCATTCCATGGCAACATGCAGCACATGAACCATCCCCCCATGAACCAACAGGGGGTGCCGTTTCAACCTGTGCCTGACACGCAGATGAATATGCCTTTCCAAAACATAGGCCAGATGCCCTCAGAGTTCTTCAAGAATTTATTCAGCAGTCAATCTCTGGCTCAAGGAGGTGAGATGGAGATTTCGTTTAACTTTCACATTTGttgatatatataaaatacTGTAAGAATGTCGTGCTTCATTTTTCTCTATGCTACCTAATTTTTTTCTGTGCAGTAGACGATGGACCCATGAGAGACTCTCAAATGGAGTGTAACATTGAGTCTAGTGGGATGCAAGACTTCTTGCCAGCTGTCCAGAAAGCTTTGCTTTTACACCTGaaccaaaacaaacaagacTCAGACTGTCGCATGGAAGGCTGTGTACCTCTCAGCACAGAAAAAGGTTTGAAGAAAAAcgaatatttttaatttgaataacCATTAAAGTCTATCTTACTTGCATTCTGTTTAAACGTATACATTCGTTTTTGGATCCTGTTTTATAGATGAAACTCCTAACTGGTACTCCAGTGATGAGGAAGAGGGCGGCAGCGTAACAGCCATTCTGAATAGTCTAAAGAAGCAGAATGAAATGTTGAAGCAGCAGCACAGTGTACCACCAGCTGGCTCTGTGGACCCCAGACTACAAAAGGAACGAGCCCCACCAAACGATCCTCGGGTAAAAGCTGACCCACGTCAGCGCCCCCCAGACCCCAGAAGGGACATCGGAGACAGTGTCGGGGACCCCAGGCTTGTCAGAGACCCACGTAAAATTAAACCTCTGGACCCAAGCATCTCTCATCGCCACCCAAATCCCTCCCACAAGCCTTCGACCGGAGAAGAGGATGATGAAGGTGAGCGAGAGCTGAGGGACAGAGCAGCCTTTATCCCGCTGGAACCGAGTCCTGGGGCCATGTTGCGAGATCCCAGGTGCCAGATCAAGCAGTTCAGTCACATCCGGGTGGATATCCTCCTTCAGCGTCCTGCCTTTTCTCAGACTGTGGTGTGGGCCCCCGAGGATCTCATCCCTCTGTTGGTCCCCAAACAAGAGCCGTCTATAAACCTGCCTCTTCCACCTTTAATTGCTGACGCTCAACTGAACCGTAGCCTTTCCTGCCCACCAGACCACCCTCCCTCTGCGACTTTGAGCCCTCCTGATCTTCGTCTGGCAGCTGCCCGCCTCAAGGAAGGAATTGGACGATTCGGTAGCCCTCCTGGTAGGACTGTAGATTCTCGGCACCACCCTGACAAACCCATTGATCCTCGGACTTCCAAGACACTTGATCCCAGAGTTAGCCGATCTGGCAGTCTCGACTCCAAGCTGTCTGGTATGAAGGAGACATCCTCTGGTAGTGGGTCCGGTGACCCACGTTTACATCGTGGTGGTGGAAGCACAAACCAACACAGCGCTGCATCATCCAAGCATGAATCCGAAAAGTTGCCCCCGTATGCACCCCGTCTGGCATCTTCCATGGGCGCAGGTCTTGAAAGCCCCACCACGCTGTTAGGGGGCATAAGTTTATACGATCCACGCAATCACTCTTTACTCTCCCCAAAACTTGAAAGTGAAGATCTACCTAAAAAGTCAAGTATACTAAAGTCATCTTTAAATCTCCCGAGTTCTCCGCCTCATGGTTCACCATCACCGGCAACAGGAGTAGAGAGGGAAGACAAAAGTCCAGTTGAAGACTCAAACGGCACCACTAGTGTCTGTTCAGTCAATCCTCCAGTGCCTACGATGATGCCAGCATCACCTTGCTCACCAGTCCGAGCTGCAGCTCCCGCTGTGCACAACTTGCCCATTCAGGCGCTAGCGGGACTAATAAGACCCGCTTACGTGGATCCACGGCAAAATAGACCGGCTGGCTCTGCGGGTGCGATTCCACAGGAGGACGAGGAGGACAAAGATGAAAAGAAGGACAGGCCCCTGAGGGACgtctttaaaa
It encodes the following:
- the zc3h6 gene encoding zinc finger CCCH domain-containing protein 6 isoform X2 produces the protein MAFVSLFSSPPSPVLDKNMTDSELAGEEREDGELEDGEIDDEGISIEEVKEIKEEPEEGDKEKEKGKEREKDDKTHRHSRKRHRKIKDKRRSKRRRRDRPKHHSSSSGSSSDSYDSEHERQDRPKSKKNKPTYRDHDGEHVQRESELGKPPRSMQHKNNDSEKYSDYSEEKYDYDEEDNDFSGQLSKYKHAKESSGHGKAGPPKDQAKRPNMKGQQRQQQQQFGGQRGRGRGAMGRGRGMPNKNKKQKGKNWGRGRGRGGEQGGGDGESKGQPSFQKKRPIMSQEFINQHTVEHNGRHICKYFIEGRCIKGDQCKFDHENVVPEKKKELCKFYVQGYCTKGDNCIYMHSEYPCKFFHTGVKCYQGDNCKFSHEPLTDVTKELLDKILNTDEENVNEDELELEDLRKHGIAPLPKPPPGVGLLPTPGPGSPQDGGKKIPSLFEIKVQPTVDLAQKIALRPNFYNSTSPPPGQFQGSGGPVPFTGVPEDMQSCNMMSSPPNPSLPPPPGSIGSPPLMFTGPSMPLSPSGQPPPHGFCQSPPMPGHQGQPPSFHGNMQHMNHPPMNQQGVPFQPVPDTQMNMPFQNIGQMPSEFFKNLFSSQSLAQGDDGPMRDSQMECNIESSGMQDFLPAVQKALLLHLNQNKQDSDCRMEGCVPLSTEKDETPNWYSSDEEEGGSVTAILNSLKKQNEMLKQQHSVPPAGSVDPRLQKERAPPNDPRVKADPRQRPPDPRRDIGDSVGDPRLVRDPRKIKPLDPSISHRHPNPSHKPSTGEEDDEGERELRDRAAFIPLEPSPGAMLRDPRCQIKQFSHIRVDILLQRPAFSQTVVWAPEDLIPLLVPKQEPSINLPLPPLIADAQLNRSLSCPPDHPPSATLSPPDLRLAAARLKEGIGRFGSPPGRTVDSRHHPDKPIDPRTSKTLDPRVSRSGSLDSKLSGMKETSSGSGSGDPRLHRGGGSTNQHSAASSKHESEKLPPYAPRLASSMGAGLESPTTLLGGISLYDPRNHSLLSPKLESEDLPKKSSILKSSLNLPSSPPHGSPSPATGVEREDKSPVEDSNGTTSVCSVNPPVPTMMPASPCSPVRAAAPAVHNLPIQALAGLIRPAYVDPRQNRPAGSAGAIPQEDEEDKDEKKDRPLRDVFKTFDPTASPFCQ
- the zc3h6 gene encoding zinc finger CCCH domain-containing protein 6 isoform X1, which translates into the protein MAFVSLFSSPPSPVLDKNMTDSELAGEEREDGELEDGEIDDEGISIEEVKEIKEEPEEGDKEKEKGKEREKDDKTHRHSRKRHRKIKDKRRSKRRRRDRPKHHSSSSGSSSDSYDSEHERQDRPKSKKNKPTYRDHDGEHVQRESELGKPPRSMQHKNNDSEKYSDYSEEKYDYDEEDNDFSGQLSKYKHAKESSGHGKAGPPKDQAKRPNMKGQQRQQQQQFGGQRGRGRGAMGRGRGMPNKNKKQKGKNWGRGRGRGGEQGGGDGESKGQPSFQKKRPIMSQEFINQHTVEHNGRHICKYFIEGRCIKGDQCKFDHENVVPEKKKELCKFYVQGYCTKGDNCIYMHSEYPCKFFHTGVKCYQGDNCKFSHEPLTDVTKELLDKILNTDEENVNEDELELEDLRKHGIAPLPKPPPGVGLLPTPGPGSPQDGGKKIPSLFEIKVQPTVDLAQKIALRPNFYNSTSPPPGQFQGSGGPVPFTGVPEDMQSCNMMSSPPNPSLPPPPGSIGSPPLMFTGPSMPLSPSGQPPPHGFCQSPPMPGHQGQPPSFHGNMQHMNHPPMNQQGVPFQPVPDTQMNMPFQNIGQMPSEFFKNLFSSQSLAQGVDDGPMRDSQMECNIESSGMQDFLPAVQKALLLHLNQNKQDSDCRMEGCVPLSTEKDETPNWYSSDEEEGGSVTAILNSLKKQNEMLKQQHSVPPAGSVDPRLQKERAPPNDPRVKADPRQRPPDPRRDIGDSVGDPRLVRDPRKIKPLDPSISHRHPNPSHKPSTGEEDDEGERELRDRAAFIPLEPSPGAMLRDPRCQIKQFSHIRVDILLQRPAFSQTVVWAPEDLIPLLVPKQEPSINLPLPPLIADAQLNRSLSCPPDHPPSATLSPPDLRLAAARLKEGIGRFGSPPGRTVDSRHHPDKPIDPRTSKTLDPRVSRSGSLDSKLSGMKETSSGSGSGDPRLHRGGGSTNQHSAASSKHESEKLPPYAPRLASSMGAGLESPTTLLGGISLYDPRNHSLLSPKLESEDLPKKSSILKSSLNLPSSPPHGSPSPATGVEREDKSPVEDSNGTTSVCSVNPPVPTMMPASPCSPVRAAAPAVHNLPIQALAGLIRPAYVDPRQNRPAGSAGAIPQEDEEDKDEKKDRPLRDVFKTFDPTASPFCQ